The proteins below come from a single Afipia felis ATCC 53690 genomic window:
- a CDS encoding MarR family winged helix-turn-helix transcriptional regulator — protein sequence MAKSTTKTGKSAQLRVTAQKRISALPRSVAIKDKDYLVLASFRRSLRNFLNFSEQAAQNRGLTPKQHQAILAIRGFEDESGVTVGDLAEHLHLKHHTAVELVDRLVRAKLVVRKTDKEDRRRVLLSLTPKADAALKALSGIHMAEIRRNAPAMIKLLKQLS from the coding sequence ATGGCTAAATCAACGACAAAAACCGGAAAATCCGCGCAACTTCGCGTTACGGCGCAAAAGCGCATATCAGCCCTGCCTCGCAGCGTGGCCATTAAGGACAAGGATTATCTGGTATTGGCCTCGTTCCGCCGGTCCTTGCGGAATTTTCTCAACTTCAGCGAGCAGGCGGCGCAGAATCGCGGCCTGACCCCGAAGCAGCATCAGGCAATTCTGGCGATTCGCGGATTTGAGGACGAGAGCGGTGTCACGGTCGGCGACCTCGCCGAGCATCTCCACCTCAAGCACCACACCGCGGTCGAACTGGTGGACCGGCTGGTGCGGGCGAAGCTCGTGGTGCGCAAGACCGACAAGGAAGACCGCCGCCGCGTTCTACTGAGCCTAACGCCAAAGGCTGACGCCGCGCTCAAGGCGCTGTCCGGCATCCACATGGCTGAAATCCGCCGCAACGCGCCGGCCATGATCAAGCTGCTGAAGCAGCTGAGCTGA
- a CDS encoding chloride channel protein, which produces MSRSPTVAPRLGDFTADKRVLVLVAMALIVGSGGAASAWLLLHMIALVTNLVWLQTFSTANLSLADLKPSLWMVLAPGLGGLIIGLMARYGSEKIRGHGIPEAIEAILIGGSRMQPKVAVLKPLSSAISIGSGGPFGAEGPIIMTGGAIGSLFAQCFHMSAAERKTLLVAGAAAGMTAIFGTPIAAMLLSVELLLFEMKPRSLIPVITACVVSAAWRPFIIGVGPLFPFSGHLDLPWWGVFLYIAVGIVGGLQSGLLTALLYKAEDFFERLPIHWMWWPAIGGLLVGLGGLIEPRALGVGYDIIAGLLNDKIVTSQVLTILIVKSVIWIIALASGTSGGVLAPLLIFGGCLAWLEGLFLPGDAGAWALLGMAAMMGGTMRSPLTGIMFAVELTGHFGLLEPLLVCTGAAYALTVLLLKRSILTEKIARRGQHVVREYSIDPFELLRVSDVMVKDVDTLPASMRVDEAVAFFCGDTPPRHKSYPLIDEDGSVVGVVGRRDILSWRAENPETDETLFDCISDSAVVIGYPDEQVSVLADRMVATEAGRVPIVDRTSGRLVGLMTRKDLMRTRGNALSAESDRLSYFLRRRKLSATTG; this is translated from the coding sequence ATGTCACGTTCTCCTACAGTGGCGCCGAGGCTTGGTGACTTCACCGCCGACAAGCGCGTGCTGGTTCTGGTCGCGATGGCGCTCATCGTTGGCAGTGGCGGTGCGGCGTCCGCCTGGCTGCTGCTGCACATGATCGCGCTCGTCACAAATCTGGTGTGGTTGCAAACGTTTAGCACGGCCAATCTGTCTCTTGCGGACCTCAAGCCTAGCCTCTGGATGGTGCTTGCACCCGGGCTGGGCGGCCTCATCATCGGCCTGATGGCGCGCTACGGATCGGAGAAGATTCGCGGTCACGGCATTCCGGAAGCGATCGAAGCCATCCTGATCGGCGGCAGTCGCATGCAGCCAAAGGTCGCAGTCTTGAAGCCGCTGTCGTCGGCGATTTCGATCGGCAGCGGCGGTCCGTTCGGCGCGGAAGGACCGATCATCATGACCGGCGGAGCGATCGGTTCGCTGTTCGCGCAATGTTTCCATATGAGCGCCGCCGAACGGAAGACGCTGCTGGTGGCGGGTGCGGCGGCCGGCATGACCGCGATTTTTGGAACACCGATCGCGGCGATGTTGCTGTCGGTCGAGCTGCTGCTGTTCGAGATGAAGCCGCGCAGCCTCATTCCGGTCATCACCGCCTGCGTGGTGTCTGCGGCCTGGCGCCCGTTCATCATCGGTGTAGGGCCGCTGTTTCCGTTCTCCGGCCATCTCGATCTGCCCTGGTGGGGCGTGTTCCTTTACATCGCGGTTGGTATTGTGGGCGGTCTGCAATCGGGTCTGCTCACGGCCTTGCTCTACAAGGCCGAAGATTTTTTCGAGCGGCTTCCGATTCACTGGATGTGGTGGCCGGCGATCGGTGGCCTGCTCGTTGGATTGGGCGGCCTGATCGAGCCGCGCGCGCTCGGTGTCGGCTACGATATCATTGCGGGCCTGTTGAACGACAAGATCGTCACCTCCCAAGTCTTGACGATTCTCATCGTCAAGTCCGTGATCTGGATCATTGCGCTGGCGTCTGGCACGTCTGGCGGCGTGCTGGCCCCGCTGCTGATTTTCGGCGGATGTCTGGCTTGGCTGGAAGGCCTGTTCTTGCCGGGCGATGCCGGTGCGTGGGCGTTGCTCGGAATGGCTGCGATGATGGGCGGCACCATGCGGTCGCCTCTGACCGGAATCATGTTTGCCGTGGAACTGACAGGCCATTTCGGTCTGCTCGAACCGCTCTTGGTCTGCACCGGCGCGGCCTATGCGCTGACCGTGCTGCTCCTGAAGCGTTCGATCCTGACGGAGAAGATTGCGCGACGCGGCCAGCATGTCGTGCGCGAGTACAGCATCGACCCGTTCGAACTGCTGCGCGTATCTGACGTCATGGTGAAAGACGTCGATACGCTGCCCGCGAGCATGCGCGTAGACGAGGCGGTTGCTTTCTTCTGCGGCGATACGCCGCCCCGCCACAAATCCTATCCGTTGATTGACGAAGACGGCAGCGTCGTCGGCGTCGTTGGCCGCCGCGATATTCTGAGCTGGCGCGCGGAAAATCCCGAAACCGACGAAACCCTGTTCGATTGCATCTCGGATTCAGCGGTGGTGATAGGTTATCCCGATGAACAGGTATCCGTGCTTGCCGACCGGATGGTGGCCACCGAAGCGGGCCGCGTGCCCATTGTGGATCGCACGAGCGGACGGCTGGTCGGTTTGATGACGCGTAAGGATCTGATGCGCACGCGCGGCAACGCGCTCTCGGCGGAAAGCGATCGGCTGTCATATTTCTTGCGCAGGCGGAAGCTGTCTGCGACAACAGGATAG
- a CDS encoding PAS domain S-box protein — translation MDFRAALGEAILSSESDAIIATGKDGAITFWNPGAVRIFGFAENEAVGQSLDIIIPENLRARHWEGYDKVMESGQSRYSHGDLLAVPALTKEGTRISVEFTMVVLPGPDGRPSGTAAVLRDVTKKFEENRALRKKLAAAQNAARENI, via the coding sequence ATGGATTTTCGCGCAGCACTCGGAGAGGCGATTCTCTCCTCGGAATCGGACGCCATCATCGCAACCGGCAAGGATGGCGCCATCACGTTCTGGAATCCGGGTGCGGTGCGGATTTTCGGGTTTGCCGAGAACGAGGCTGTCGGGCAGTCGCTCGACATCATCATTCCTGAAAATCTTCGTGCGCGGCATTGGGAAGGCTACGACAAGGTGATGGAAAGCGGGCAAAGCCGCTATTCCCATGGCGACCTTCTGGCAGTGCCGGCGCTGACGAAGGAAGGCACGCGCATTTCCGTTGAGTTCACCATGGTGGTGTTGCCCGGGCCGGACGGCAGACCTTCGGGCACTGCGGCGGTGCTGCGCGACGTGACCAAAAAATTCGAGGAAAATCGCGCGCTGCGCAAAAAACTCGCAGCAGCGCAGAACGCGGCGAGAGAAAATATCTAG
- a CDS encoding RNA polymerase sigma factor, producing the protein MTDSHSQARRPALDETASDDVLVRAAQGGDSRAFRAILTRYNRRLYRIARGILRNDAEAEDAVQEAYINAFTHLAGFRGDSSLSTWLSRIVMNEALGRLRSRRLMVDIAAVVTPEREAEIVQFPNTVRTDPERTIAQRELLRLVERATDELPDVYRTVFVTRVIEGMSVDDTAELLGIRTETVKTRLHRARKLVREHLDREIGPVMLDAFPFAGKRCERMTENVMQRLRLV; encoded by the coding sequence ATGACTGACTCTCACAGCCAGGCGCGGCGCCCCGCGCTGGACGAGACCGCAAGCGATGACGTGCTGGTGCGCGCCGCGCAGGGCGGCGACAGCCGCGCCTTTCGCGCGATTCTCACCAGATACAATCGCAGGCTTTACCGGATCGCGCGCGGCATCCTGCGCAACGACGCCGAGGCGGAAGACGCGGTGCAGGAAGCCTATATCAACGCCTTCACGCATCTCGCAGGTTTTCGTGGCGATTCAAGCCTTTCCACCTGGTTGTCGCGCATCGTCATGAACGAGGCGCTTGGCCGCCTGCGGTCTCGCCGTCTCATGGTGGACATCGCCGCAGTCGTCACGCCTGAACGGGAGGCCGAGATCGTGCAGTTTCCGAACACTGTTCGCACCGATCCCGAACGTACCATCGCCCAGCGCGAGCTGCTTCGTCTCGTCGAACGCGCGACTGACGAATTGCCGGATGTCTATCGCACCGTGTTCGTGACGCGGGTGATCGAGGGCATGAGCGTCGATGATACAGCCGAGTTGCTCGGCATCCGTACGGAAACGGTCAAGACGCGGCTGCATCGCGCGCGCAAGCTGGTCCGCGAGCATCTCGACCGCGAGATCGGCCCGGTGATGCTCGACGCCTTTCCTTTCGCGGGCAAGCGTTGCGAGCGCATGACCGAAAACGTCATGCAGCGCCTTCGCCTTGTCTGA
- the folE gene encoding GTP cyclohydrolase I FolE translates to MVSNLKVLEREREAAVVSGRPDRAEVEDAFRTIIRWTGDDPARDGLIETPSRVARAFEEFFIGYSQNPVTVLQKTFEEIEGYDEMITLRGVRFESHCEHHMAPIVGKAWVAYIPNGRVVGISKLARVVEIYAKRLQIQEKMTAQIANTINEVLRPQGVAVLIKAQHHCMTTRGIHKPGTDLVTSRMLGCFRDNPATRQEFLSMTTERDQI, encoded by the coding sequence ATGGTGTCCAACCTCAAGGTGCTTGAGCGTGAACGCGAGGCGGCTGTCGTTTCCGGGCGACCGGATCGCGCCGAAGTGGAGGACGCGTTCCGCACCATCATCCGTTGGACCGGCGATGATCCTGCGCGCGATGGCCTGATCGAGACTCCGAGCCGCGTTGCCCGCGCTTTCGAGGAGTTTTTCATCGGCTACAGCCAGAACCCGGTGACGGTGTTGCAAAAGACCTTCGAAGAGATCGAAGGCTATGATGAAATGATCACGCTGCGCGGCGTTCGCTTCGAGAGCCATTGCGAGCATCACATGGCCCCGATCGTCGGCAAGGCCTGGGTCGCTTACATTCCGAACGGCCGCGTCGTCGGCATCAGCAAGCTCGCCCGCGTGGTCGAGATCTACGCCAAGCGCCTGCAGATTCAGGAGAAGATGACGGCGCAGATCGCCAATACCATCAATGAGGTGCTCAGACCGCAGGGTGTTGCGGTGCTCATCAAGGCGCAGCACCATTGCATGACGACGCGCGGCATCCACAAGCCCGGCACCGATCTCGTGACCAGCCGGATGCTCGGCTGCTTCCGCGACAACCCGGCGACGCGACAGGAATTTCTGAGCATGACCACGGAGCGAGACCAGATCTGA
- a CDS encoding FAD-dependent oxidoreductase, translating into MQDDALKGPDLTGGVEHAQFTDGKLLGHVGDDEVLLVQSGTDVFAVGAHCTHYHGPLADGLVVGNSIRCPWHHACFDLRTGEATQAPAFDPIARYKVEQRDGKIFVGGKIESRPANPHALNEAPDKIVIIGGGAAGFAAAEMLRRERFAGEIVMLSSEAAAPVDRPNLSKDYLAGSAQEDWIPLRPDDFYRDMKIDLRLGVEVTSIDVTGHAVVLKDGARLAYDRLLLATGAAPNRLSVPGADRPNVHVLRTLRDSNAIISNAKGARCAVVIGASFIGLEAAASLRARDIEVHVVGPEKIPMERVLGSEMGQCVRSLHEEHGVIFHLEEGVNAIDERGVVLKSGEVIAADLIVCGIGVRPRIALAEKAGLATDRGVVVDRYLQTSAPEIYAAGDIARWPDPHSGENIRVEHWVVAERQGQVAARNMLGAREVFDAVPFFWSQHYDIPINYVGHAERWDDIVVHGEIMAHDCLLEYRLNGKTLAVATIFRDGDSLKAAAAMEEGRAPV; encoded by the coding sequence ATGCAGGACGATGCACTCAAGGGACCCGATCTCACCGGCGGCGTCGAACACGCGCAGTTCACCGACGGCAAATTGCTGGGGCATGTTGGCGATGACGAGGTTCTGCTGGTGCAATCCGGCACCGACGTTTTTGCGGTCGGCGCGCACTGCACGCACTATCACGGACCGTTGGCGGACGGGCTGGTTGTCGGCAACAGCATCCGCTGCCCATGGCATCACGCATGTTTCGATCTGCGAACTGGTGAGGCGACGCAGGCGCCCGCCTTTGATCCGATCGCGCGATACAAGGTGGAGCAGCGTGACGGCAAGATATTCGTCGGCGGCAAGATAGAATCCCGCCCGGCAAATCCGCACGCGCTGAACGAGGCACCGGACAAGATCGTGATCATCGGCGGAGGTGCTGCGGGCTTTGCGGCGGCCGAGATGCTGCGCCGGGAGCGTTTTGCGGGCGAGATAGTCATGCTGTCGAGCGAGGCCGCCGCCCCGGTCGACCGGCCCAATCTGTCGAAGGATTATCTTGCTGGCAGCGCGCAGGAAGACTGGATTCCGTTGCGCCCCGACGACTTCTATCGGGACATGAAAATCGACCTGCGTCTTGGTGTCGAAGTCACGTCCATTGACGTCACGGGCCATGCGGTTGTTTTGAAGGATGGTGCGCGGCTTGCCTATGACCGGCTGCTGCTGGCGACGGGCGCGGCGCCAAACCGGCTGTCCGTTCCCGGTGCGGATCGTCCGAATGTGCATGTGCTCCGCACGCTTCGGGACAGTAATGCGATCATTTCTAATGCAAAAGGCGCGCGCTGCGCGGTGGTGATCGGCGCGAGTTTTATCGGGCTTGAAGCCGCCGCCTCGCTGAGGGCGAGGGACATCGAGGTTCATGTCGTCGGGCCTGAGAAAATCCCGATGGAACGCGTTCTTGGTTCCGAGATGGGACAGTGTGTGCGCAGTCTGCACGAAGAGCATGGCGTGATCTTCCACCTTGAGGAAGGCGTGAACGCGATCGACGAGCGCGGTGTTGTGCTCAAAAGTGGCGAGGTGATAGCAGCCGATCTCATCGTGTGCGGCATCGGCGTCAGGCCGCGGATCGCGCTGGCGGAGAAGGCGGGGCTTGCGACCGACCGCGGTGTCGTTGTCGATCGCTATCTGCAGACGAGCGCGCCGGAAATCTATGCGGCGGGCGATATTGCCCGCTGGCCGGATCCGCATTCGGGCGAGAATATCCGCGTCGAGCACTGGGTGGTGGCTGAGCGCCAGGGGCAGGTCGCAGCCCGCAACATGCTGGGCGCGCGCGAGGTGTTCGACGCTGTTCCGTTCTTCTGGAGCCAGCATTACGATATCCCGATCAATTATGTTGGCCACGCCGAAAGATGGGACGACATCGTCGTGCACGGCGAGATCATGGCGCACGATTGCCTCCTCGAATACAGGCTCAACGGAAAGACGCTGGCGGTGGCCACGATCTTCCGTGATGGCGACAGCCTGAAGGCGGCTGCTGCGATGGAAGAAGGCCGTGCGCCGGTGTGA
- a CDS encoding DUF4142 domain-containing protein — MLVKISAALAAICLLGAPAFAQGTKLTDPQIAHIAYTAGVIDIAAAKQALSKSKNKGVIAFANDMVRDHEAVNKQALDLVNKLKVTPEDNDTSRALAKQAADKQAELAKLSGTAYDKAYVANEVAFHKAVDGALAKQLIPSSSNAELKSLLETGLKIFEGHLQHAEHTLADLK, encoded by the coding sequence ATGTTGGTCAAAATCAGCGCGGCGCTAGCCGCTATTTGCCTTTTGGGTGCGCCGGCTTTCGCGCAAGGCACGAAGCTTACCGATCCGCAGATCGCCCATATCGCCTACACCGCGGGTGTCATCGACATCGCCGCCGCCAAGCAGGCGCTGTCGAAATCGAAGAACAAGGGAGTCATCGCCTTCGCCAACGACATGGTTCGCGACCATGAGGCGGTCAACAAGCAGGCACTCGATCTCGTCAACAAGCTTAAGGTCACGCCGGAAGACAACGACACCAGCCGTGCGCTCGCCAAGCAGGCAGCGGACAAGCAGGCCGAACTCGCAAAGCTGAGTGGAACTGCTTACGACAAGGCGTACGTCGCCAATGAAGTCGCTTTTCATAAAGCGGTCGATGGTGCGCTTGCCAAACAGCTGATCCCCTCATCGAGCAATGCCGAATTGAAAAGTCTTCTGGAAACGGGCCTCAAAATCTTCGAGGGCCACCTGCAGCATGCTGAGCACACGCTCGCTGATTTGAAATAA
- a CDS encoding cupredoxin domain-containing protein has protein sequence MLSRHYWFAPMIVATMLGSAPVHAETVRVTINKLVFSPAVVKAKVGDTIEWVNNDILAHTATVKGDWDVVIPPKKSATLVIKKAGGVEYYCRFHPNMKARIDVTN, from the coding sequence ATGCTGTCGAGACACTACTGGTTCGCCCCTATGATTGTCGCGACCATGCTTGGCAGCGCTCCGGTGCATGCCGAGACGGTGCGCGTGACTATCAACAAGCTGGTGTTTTCACCGGCGGTGGTGAAGGCCAAGGTTGGCGACACCATCGAATGGGTCAACAACGACATCCTCGCCCACACCGCGACGGTAAAGGGCGATTGGGACGTCGTGATCCCGCCGAAGAAGTCGGCGACGCTGGTGATCAAGAAAGCGGGAGGGGTCGAATATTACTGTCGCTTTCATCCCAACATGAAAGCACGGATCGACGTCACGAACTGA
- a CDS encoding group III truncated hemoglobin, translated as MSESAMAAAERRAQITNAIRAETGIDEELIARVVDEFYTRVRDDELIGPIFNTRIADWGPHLRQMKAFWSSVALMSGEYHGQPMRKHLPLPVDAQHFDRWLQLFEATVNDLCTPNAAEHFMERARRIAESLELGIAGANGVMLAKGARFKRVESSVS; from the coding sequence ATGTCCGAATCTGCCATGGCAGCGGCCGAACGACGCGCCCAGATTACCAACGCGATCCGCGCCGAAACAGGGATCGACGAGGAACTGATCGCGCGCGTCGTCGATGAATTCTACACACGCGTCCGCGACGATGAACTGATCGGGCCAATCTTCAACACGCGCATTGCCGATTGGGGACCTCACCTGCGGCAGATGAAGGCGTTCTGGTCCTCGGTCGCGCTGATGAGCGGGGAATATCACGGCCAGCCGATGCGCAAGCATCTGCCGCTGCCGGTGGACGCGCAGCATTTCGACCGCTGGCTACAATTGTTCGAAGCGACCGTGAACGATCTCTGCACGCCGAACGCGGCCGAGCATTTCATGGAGCGCGCGCGGCGCATCGCCGAAAGCCTCGAACTCGGGATCGCGGGCGCCAACGGCGTGATGCTGGCCAAGGGCGCCCGCTTCAAGCGGGTCGAATCTTCCGTTTCCTGA
- a CDS encoding redoxin family protein, with protein sequence MTLAPELAVTQWFNVAAPLTLKELRGRVVVLHAFQMLCPGCVQAGIPQAQRIASIFSPDKVAVIGLHTVFEHHAAMTPVALEAFLHEYRIDFPVAVDQPSEGTPIPQTMAAYGMTGTPSLVLIDQTGHIRKHTLGAEDDLRVGADIALLTAEPGPVG encoded by the coding sequence ATGACCCTCGCTCCCGAGCTTGCAGTCACGCAATGGTTCAACGTCGCCGCGCCGCTGACGCTGAAGGAACTGCGCGGCCGGGTCGTCGTGCTGCACGCGTTTCAGATGTTGTGTCCGGGTTGCGTTCAGGCCGGGATTCCGCAAGCCCAACGCATTGCCAGCATCTTCTCTCCAGACAAGGTTGCCGTGATCGGGCTTCATACTGTGTTCGAGCATCACGCCGCCATGACGCCGGTCGCGCTGGAGGCGTTCCTGCATGAATACCGGATCGATTTCCCGGTCGCGGTGGATCAGCCAAGCGAAGGCACGCCGATCCCGCAGACCATGGCGGCCTATGGCATGACTGGAACACCGAGCCTCGTGCTGATCGACCAGACGGGCCATATCCGCAAGCACACGCTAGGGGCGGAAGACGACCTGCGCGTTGGCGCCGACATCGCCTTGCTGACGGCGGAACCGGGGCCAGTGGGTTGA
- a CDS encoding YeeE/YedE family protein, protein MAMSALLRLLVSLAAGAIFGFGLSLSGMVDPARVIGFLDVASGHWDPSLAFVLGGALLVALPGVAIQRRMARPALDEQFHLPTRTVIDRPLVLGSAIFGVGWGLGGLCPGPAVAALSIGLVPSFIFAAAMAAGMMLYDHVLTRK, encoded by the coding sequence ATGGCGATGAGTGCCTTGCTTCGTCTTCTCGTTTCACTCGCCGCAGGCGCGATCTTCGGTTTCGGATTGTCGCTGTCGGGCATGGTCGATCCGGCGCGCGTGATCGGCTTTCTCGATGTCGCAAGCGGTCATTGGGATCCGAGTCTCGCCTTCGTGCTCGGAGGCGCGCTGCTGGTCGCACTTCCCGGCGTCGCGATCCAGCGCCGCATGGCGCGGCCCGCGCTCGACGAACAGTTTCATCTGCCAACGCGTACGGTCATCGACCGGCCGCTTGTTCTCGGCTCCGCCATTTTTGGCGTGGGTTGGGGACTTGGCGGACTATGTCCCGGCCCTGCCGTCGCGGCGCTATCGATCGGCCTTGTGCCCTCCTTCATCTTCGCCGCAGCGATGGCTGCAGGCATGATGCTGTACGACCACGTGCTGACCAGAAAATAA
- a CDS encoding YeeE/YedE family protein encodes MISYWPSLAGGMLIGLSAMLLLIVNGRIAGISGIVGRLLDGQQIGLNAAFLAGLLLGPWLYAAATGHLPPVAIVASTPVLVVAGLLVGIGTRMGSGCTSGHGILGLARFSKRSLVATCIFLATGVVVATVMGAWR; translated from the coding sequence ATGATCTCCTATTGGCCATCGCTCGCCGGCGGCATGCTGATCGGCCTGTCCGCCATGCTGTTGCTCATCGTCAACGGCAGGATCGCCGGCATCAGCGGCATCGTCGGCCGCTTGCTTGACGGCCAGCAGATCGGACTCAACGCCGCCTTCCTCGCGGGACTTCTGCTCGGGCCGTGGCTGTATGCGGCCGCGACCGGACATCTGCCACCGGTGGCCATCGTCGCATCCACTCCGGTTCTGGTAGTTGCAGGTCTCCTCGTCGGCATCGGCACACGGATGGGATCTGGCTGCACGTCGGGTCATGGCATCCTCGGTCTCGCGCGGTTCTCGAAGCGCTCACTCGTGGCGACATGCATTTTTCTGGCGACGGGTGTCGTCGTCGCCACCGTTATGGGTGCATGGCGATGA
- the bigR gene encoding sulfite-sensing transcriptional repressor BigR has protein sequence MDMVANANEAATLLKTLAHPGRLALACALAEGEFSVGALEERLGIHQPSLSQQLGILRDAGVVKTRREAKQIFYRLTEAKAAQLIEALHAIYCRKGKRR, from the coding sequence ATGGATATGGTGGCCAATGCGAATGAAGCCGCGACGCTTCTGAAAACCCTTGCTCATCCCGGGCGGCTCGCGCTCGCTTGCGCGCTCGCCGAAGGCGAATTTTCCGTCGGCGCGCTCGAGGAGCGGCTCGGCATTCATCAGCCGAGCCTGTCGCAGCAGCTCGGCATCCTGCGCGATGCGGGCGTGGTGAAGACGCGTCGCGAAGCCAAGCAGATTTTCTATCGGCTGACGGAGGCCAAAGCCGCGCAACTGATCGAAGCCCTGCACGCAATCTACTGCCGGAAAGGAAAGCGGCGATGA
- the blh gene encoding bifunctional sulfur transferase/dioxygenase Blh → MSAVKITDRLTVASQPEIGAISDLAKDYAALINLRPDGEEPHQPGNDTERDAAANANLGYAFVPVTGSTITEADIRAFQQAVNAADGPVYAHCKGGTRVMTLYVLGEVLDGRMRREDVEAFGKTRGFDLAGAERWLARDAAYKPAVKGFYDARTGSIQYVVSDLATKRCAIIDPVYDFDEKSGATSTTNADALLAYIESEGLSVEWILDTHPHADHFSAAHYLKSKTGAPTAIGAHVTDVQKLWKAIYNWPALQTDGSQWDRLFNHGDTFRIGTLEGRILFSPGHTLASITYVIGDAAFVHDTLFMPDSGTARADFPGGSAQTLWTSIQRILALPDDTRLFTGHDYRPHGRHARWESTVGEQKRSNPHITDIDESAFIRLREARDKTLPMPKLILHALQVNIRGGRLPEPEANGKRYLKFPLDALEGAAW, encoded by the coding sequence ATGAGCGCCGTCAAGATCACCGACCGCCTGACGGTCGCGAGCCAACCGGAGATCGGCGCGATCTCCGATCTTGCGAAGGACTATGCCGCCCTGATCAATCTTCGCCCGGACGGCGAGGAGCCTCATCAGCCAGGCAACGACACTGAGCGGGACGCTGCGGCCAACGCCAATCTCGGCTACGCATTCGTGCCGGTCACAGGCTCAACGATCACAGAAGCGGATATTCGTGCGTTTCAGCAGGCGGTGAATGCGGCTGACGGCCCGGTTTACGCTCATTGCAAGGGCGGCACGCGCGTGATGACGCTCTATGTTCTCGGCGAGGTTCTCGACGGGCGAATGCGGCGTGAGGACGTCGAGGCTTTCGGGAAAACGCGCGGCTTCGATCTCGCCGGCGCGGAGCGCTGGCTTGCACGCGACGCTGCCTACAAACCGGCGGTGAAGGGCTTTTACGACGCGCGCACCGGCAGCATCCAATATGTTGTCTCCGACCTTGCCACCAAACGCTGCGCCATCATCGATCCCGTCTACGATTTCGACGAAAAATCCGGCGCGACCAGCACGACCAATGCCGATGCCCTGCTCGCCTATATCGAGAGCGAAGGCCTTTCCGTCGAATGGATTCTCGACACGCATCCCCACGCTGATCACTTCTCCGCCGCGCATTATCTCAAGAGCAAAACCGGCGCGCCGACCGCGATCGGCGCGCATGTCACCGACGTGCAGAAGCTCTGGAAGGCCATCTACAACTGGCCCGCTCTGCAGACCGACGGCTCGCAATGGGACCGGCTGTTCAACCATGGCGACACATTCCGCATCGGCACGCTCGAAGGGCGCATTCTGTTTTCGCCGGGTCATACGTTAGCCTCGATCACCTATGTGATCGGCGACGCCGCCTTCGTGCACGACACGCTGTTCATGCCGGATTCCGGCACGGCCCGCGCCGATTTTCCCGGCGGTAGCGCGCAGACCTTGTGGACTTCGATCCAGCGGATTCTGGCGCTGCCCGACGACACGCGTCTATTCACCGGCCACGATTACCGGCCTCACGGACGCCACGCCCGCTGGGAAAGCACGGTCGGCGAGCAGAAGCGCAGCAACCCTCACATCACCGACATCGACGAGTCTGCTTTCATTCGTCTGCGCGAAGCGCGCGACAAGACACTGCCGATGCCCAAGCTCATCCTGCACGCTCTGCAGGTCAATATTCGCGGCGGACGTCTGCCGGAGCCGGAAGCCAACGGCAAACGCTATCTCAAATTTCCACTCGATGCGCTGGAGGGCGCGGCATGGTGA